The proteins below come from a single Pseudochaenichthys georgianus chromosome 14, fPseGeo1.2, whole genome shotgun sequence genomic window:
- the haus1 gene encoding HAUS augmin-like complex subunit 1 isoform X1 — translation MWSLFHSSCVKRSVNSWLSEVFGDQPVPHFEVNTRTVDILFQLAQSSEARCRDTALLSEDLKQKASEYQAEGAHIRDVLLQGVGLSCSSVSKPASDYLSALVDNAMVLGVRDTSLGSFMPAVNNLTNELLEEEKSNRRLERELRALRKRLGTTLVLRSNLQEDVNKAIKCQSVESAKAEERMLNMDFVRAKAKELSSRRERAEAQLVSRNMNKSLTHQAIVQLSEDATALKQEIIPLKNKLKPYMDLSPSPSLAQVKIEEAKRELAAIDSQLQMNIDLE, via the exons ATGTGGTCACTCTTTCATTCGTCATGTGTGAAAAGATCA GTGAACAGCTGGCTCAGCGAGGTGTTTGGAGATCAGCCGGTGCCTCACTTTGAGGTGAACACCAGGACCGTGGACATCCTGTTCCAGCTGGCTCAGTCCAGTGAAGCCCGGTGCAGAGACACAGCTCTCCTCTCAGAAGACCTCAAACAGAAAGCATCAGAGTATCAGGCTGAAG GTGCTCATATCCGTGATGTTCTTCTACAAGGCGTAGGTCTGTCCTGTTCAAGCGTCTCAAAGCCCGCTTCTGACTACTTGTCTGCTTTAGTGGACAATGCCATGGTGCTTGGAGTCAGAGACACATCACTGGGAAG CTTCATGCCAGCTGTAAACAACCTCACCAATGAACTGCTGGAAGAAGAGAAGTCCAacaggagacttgagagggaactcagaGCCCTCAGGAAGAGACTGGGGACCACTCTGGTGCTGCGGAGCAACCTACAAGA GGATGTCAACAAAGCGATCAAATGCCAGTCAGTGGAGAGCGCCAAAGCAGAGGAAAGAATGCTCAACATGGATTTTGTGAGGGCAAAGGCTAAAGAGCTCAGCAGCAGACGGGAGAGGGCAGAG GCTCAGCTGGTATCCAGGAACATGAACAAGTCTCTCACCCACCAGGCTATTGTGCAGCTCTCTGAG GAcgccacagcactgaaacaagAAATAATCCCTTTGAAGAACAAACTGAAGCCGTACATGGACTTAAGCCCG AGCCCATCTCTTGCTCAAGTGAAAATAGAAGAAGCAAAAAGAGAATTG GCTGCAATTGATTCCCAACTTCAGATGAATATTGATTTAGAGTGA
- the haus1 gene encoding HAUS augmin-like complex subunit 1 isoform X2: MCEKISKVNSWLSEVFGDQPVPHFEVNTRTVDILFQLAQSSEARCRDTALLSEDLKQKASEYQAEGAHIRDVLLQGVGLSCSSVSKPASDYLSALVDNAMVLGVRDTSLGSFMPAVNNLTNELLEEEKSNRRLERELRALRKRLGTTLVLRSNLQEDVNKAIKCQSVESAKAEERMLNMDFVRAKAKELSSRRERAEAQLVSRNMNKSLTHQAIVQLSEDATALKQEIIPLKNKLKPYMDLSPSPSLAQVKIEEAKRELAAIDSQLQMNIDLE; this comes from the exons ATGTGTGAAAAGATCAGTAAG GTGAACAGCTGGCTCAGCGAGGTGTTTGGAGATCAGCCGGTGCCTCACTTTGAGGTGAACACCAGGACCGTGGACATCCTGTTCCAGCTGGCTCAGTCCAGTGAAGCCCGGTGCAGAGACACAGCTCTCCTCTCAGAAGACCTCAAACAGAAAGCATCAGAGTATCAGGCTGAAG GTGCTCATATCCGTGATGTTCTTCTACAAGGCGTAGGTCTGTCCTGTTCAAGCGTCTCAAAGCCCGCTTCTGACTACTTGTCTGCTTTAGTGGACAATGCCATGGTGCTTGGAGTCAGAGACACATCACTGGGAAG CTTCATGCCAGCTGTAAACAACCTCACCAATGAACTGCTGGAAGAAGAGAAGTCCAacaggagacttgagagggaactcagaGCCCTCAGGAAGAGACTGGGGACCACTCTGGTGCTGCGGAGCAACCTACAAGA GGATGTCAACAAAGCGATCAAATGCCAGTCAGTGGAGAGCGCCAAAGCAGAGGAAAGAATGCTCAACATGGATTTTGTGAGGGCAAAGGCTAAAGAGCTCAGCAGCAGACGGGAGAGGGCAGAG GCTCAGCTGGTATCCAGGAACATGAACAAGTCTCTCACCCACCAGGCTATTGTGCAGCTCTCTGAG GAcgccacagcactgaaacaagAAATAATCCCTTTGAAGAACAAACTGAAGCCGTACATGGACTTAAGCCCG AGCCCATCTCTTGCTCAAGTGAAAATAGAAGAAGCAAAAAGAGAATTG GCTGCAATTGATTCCCAACTTCAGATGAATATTGATTTAGAGTGA
- the eva1c gene encoding protein eva-1 homolog C isoform X2 — protein sequence MSRGADWSLSLFYLTLLLGTRRMTGLADFSNYLSRIITSHSAQACDGQPLRLHCPRHSTISIQTAFYGSGEAMLCRADPDPPLRAHNHSCSAFTALQMLSECQSSRDCHLPVNHLLFGKDPCPGTTKYLHVDYKCKPTEHKRHVVCEGETMILRCKRPKVLIVYAAVFGRSLGQIYTCPSHLTRPPLFECLNHEAVHSVSTSCYSKHKCAVVVSNQTFRDPCFPGTRKYLSVVYSCVLPQTLLREADPDIFSSTSTPTVDTEKVPPGDLRKPFPKESRRPDNSGAIMSNSLLTYTYIKEHPEMAALLFTSSVCVGLILTLLAVSVRVTCGVQRSRDHRIKPKSASQVAKSQEQDDDDDDDDEDDDEERTESSLISAADRKAICDWEGEIYVSEEAERAERIERREMVIQEIRMNAYLNGSSC from the exons ATGAGCCGCGGAGCAGACTGGAGCCTCAGCCTCTTCTACCTGACTCTGCTCCTGGGGACCAGACGCATGACGGGACTGGCGGACTTCTCAA ATTACCTGTCCAGGATCATCACCAGTCATTCTGCCCAGGCATGTGACGGACAGCCACTGCGTCTGCACTGCCCTCGTCACTCCACCATCTCCATCCAGACTGCGTTCTACGGGAGTGGGGAAGCCATGCTGTGTAGAGCAGACCCAGACCCCCCGCTCAGAGCCCACAACCACAGCTGCTCTGCTTTCACTGCTCTACAG ATGCTGTCGGAGTGTCAGAGCAGCAGAGATTGCCATCTGCCTGTCAACCACCTGCTGTTTGGGAAGGACCCCTGCCCTGGCACTACCAAATACCTCCATGTGGACTACAAGTGTAAACCAA CTGAACACAAAAGACACGTGGTGTGTGAGGGGGAGACCATGATCCTGCGCTGTAAGCGCCCAAAGGTTCTGATCGTCTATGCAGCTGTTTTTGGGAGAAGTCTGGGCCAGATTTACACCTGTCCTTCACACCTGACAAGACCACCCTTATTTG AGTGTCTGAACCACGAGGCTGTGCACTCGGTGTCTACGTCCTGCTACAGCAAACACAAGTGTGCTGTTGTTGTCAGCAACCAGACCTTCAGGGACCCCTGCTTCCCCGGAACCAGGAAGTACCTCAGCGTGGTCTATTCCTGTG TACTACCACAGACTTTACTAAGAGAGGCAGACCCTGACATATTCAGCTCTACCTCAACTCCTACTGTGGACACAGAAAAAG TTCCTCCTGGAGATCTGAGGAAGCCTTTTCCAAAAGAGTCAAGAAGGCCAGACAACTCAGGAGCCATTATGAGCAACTCTCTCCTGACCTACACCTACATCAAAG AGCATCCAGAAATGGCAGCGCTGCTCTTCACCTCCAGCGTGTGTGTGGGTCTTATTCTCACTCTGCTGGCTGTATCAGTGCGGGTGACCTGCGGAGTTCAGCGCTCCAGAGATCACAGAATCAAACCAAAGTCTGCTAGCCAGGTGGCCAAAAGCCAGGAGCAGGAcgacgacgatgatgatgatgatgaagatgatgacgAAGAGCGAACAGAAAGCTCTTTAATCTCAGCTGCAGACAGGAAGGCGATATGCGACTGGGAGGGAGAGATTTATGTGAGCGAGGAGGCCGAGCGGGCGGAGAGGATCGAGCGCAGGGAGATGGTCATCCAGGAGATACGGATGAACGCCTATCTCAATGGCAGCTCATGTTAA
- the eva1c gene encoding protein eva-1 homolog C isoform X1 — protein MSRGADWSLSLFYLTLLLGTRRMTGLADFSNYLSRIITSHSAQACDGQPLRLHCPRHSTISIQTAFYGSGEAMLCRADPDPPLRAHNHSCSAFTALQKMLSECQSSRDCHLPVNHLLFGKDPCPGTTKYLHVDYKCKPTEHKRHVVCEGETMILRCKRPKVLIVYAAVFGRSLGQIYTCPSHLTRPPLFECLNHEAVHSVSTSCYSKHKCAVVVSNQTFRDPCFPGTRKYLSVVYSCVLPQTLLREADPDIFSSTSTPTVDTEKVPPGDLRKPFPKESRRPDNSGAIMSNSLLTYTYIKEHPEMAALLFTSSVCVGLILTLLAVSVRVTCGVQRSRDHRIKPKSASQVAKSQEQDDDDDDDDEDDDEERTESSLISAADRKAICDWEGEIYVSEEAERAERIERREMVIQEIRMNAYLNGSSC, from the exons ATGAGCCGCGGAGCAGACTGGAGCCTCAGCCTCTTCTACCTGACTCTGCTCCTGGGGACCAGACGCATGACGGGACTGGCGGACTTCTCAA ATTACCTGTCCAGGATCATCACCAGTCATTCTGCCCAGGCATGTGACGGACAGCCACTGCGTCTGCACTGCCCTCGTCACTCCACCATCTCCATCCAGACTGCGTTCTACGGGAGTGGGGAAGCCATGCTGTGTAGAGCAGACCCAGACCCCCCGCTCAGAGCCCACAACCACAGCTGCTCTGCTTTCACTGCTCTACAG AAGATGCTGTCGGAGTGTCAGAGCAGCAGAGATTGCCATCTGCCTGTCAACCACCTGCTGTTTGGGAAGGACCCCTGCCCTGGCACTACCAAATACCTCCATGTGGACTACAAGTGTAAACCAA CTGAACACAAAAGACACGTGGTGTGTGAGGGGGAGACCATGATCCTGCGCTGTAAGCGCCCAAAGGTTCTGATCGTCTATGCAGCTGTTTTTGGGAGAAGTCTGGGCCAGATTTACACCTGTCCTTCACACCTGACAAGACCACCCTTATTTG AGTGTCTGAACCACGAGGCTGTGCACTCGGTGTCTACGTCCTGCTACAGCAAACACAAGTGTGCTGTTGTTGTCAGCAACCAGACCTTCAGGGACCCCTGCTTCCCCGGAACCAGGAAGTACCTCAGCGTGGTCTATTCCTGTG TACTACCACAGACTTTACTAAGAGAGGCAGACCCTGACATATTCAGCTCTACCTCAACTCCTACTGTGGACACAGAAAAAG TTCCTCCTGGAGATCTGAGGAAGCCTTTTCCAAAAGAGTCAAGAAGGCCAGACAACTCAGGAGCCATTATGAGCAACTCTCTCCTGACCTACACCTACATCAAAG AGCATCCAGAAATGGCAGCGCTGCTCTTCACCTCCAGCGTGTGTGTGGGTCTTATTCTCACTCTGCTGGCTGTATCAGTGCGGGTGACCTGCGGAGTTCAGCGCTCCAGAGATCACAGAATCAAACCAAAGTCTGCTAGCCAGGTGGCCAAAAGCCAGGAGCAGGAcgacgacgatgatgatgatgatgaagatgatgacgAAGAGCGAACAGAAAGCTCTTTAATCTCAGCTGCAGACAGGAAGGCGATATGCGACTGGGAGGGAGAGATTTATGTGAGCGAGGAGGCCGAGCGGGCGGAGAGGATCGAGCGCAGGGAGATGGTCATCCAGGAGATACGGATGAACGCCTATCTCAATGGCAGCTCATGTTAA
- the cfap298 gene encoding cilia- and flagella-associated protein 298 isoform X1: MLDSHLANTFTVCCKQTLSSVGTLNIVLCLSFHCTGGKTDGKLLFEMVQLHVKRGDESQFLFNTTVLAPVESVIQQITAIYNGRLKVDRICSEIPELADHGTTLPPNMQGLTEEQIVDLNLIDEWEEKCVPSGGPVLRRDEIGRRNGQAPNDKMKEVLMRTVEEAKALISKKQVQANVCVTMEMIKDALDPLRGAVMIVYPMGLPPHDPIRMEFEDREDLSGTQASLQVVTEEECQLWWAGKEMQKGKKLQDYIGKNEKTKLVVKIQKKGQGAPGREPVITEEQQKQMMMRQYRRQEELKKLDEGDDDSHMDSEWTDRQALRKQFQGLSNIKWGPR, encoded by the exons ATGTTGGATTCACATTTAGCTAATACTTTCACCGTGTGTTGTAAACAAACTCTAAGCTCAGTCGGAACATTGAACATTGTCTTGTGCTTGTCGTTTCACTGCACAG GTGGAAAAACAGACGGTAAGCTACTATTCGAGATGGTGCAGCTGCATGTGAAGCGTGGAGATGAAAGCCAGTTTCTTTTCAACACCACTGTGCTCGCGCCTGTGGAGTCGGTGATTCAGCAAATTACAGCCATTTACAACGGGAGGCTCAAAGTGGACAGGATATGTTCAG AGATCCCAGAGCTGGCTGACCATGGCACCACACTGCCCCCCAACATGCAGGGGCTGACAGAGGAGCAGATCGTGGACCTGAACCTGATCGATGAATGGGAAGAAAAGTGTGTTCCCAGTGGAGGGCCCGTGTTGAGGAGGGATGAGATTGGGAGGAGGAACGGACAGG CTCCAAATGATAAGATGAAAGAGGTGTTGATGAGAACTGTGGAAGAGGCGAAGGCACTGATCTCCAAa aaacaagtccaaGCTAATGTTTGTGTCACCATGGAGATGATAAAGGACGCCCTAGACCCACTAAGGGGTGCGGTCATGATTGTTTACCCAATGGGGCTGCCTCCTCATGACCCTATCAGGATGGAGTTTGAAGACAGGGAAGACCTTTCAGGAACACAG GCCTCTCTGCAGGTGGTCACAGAGGAGGAGTGCCAGCTATGGTGGGCTGGCAAAGAGATGCAGAAGGGGAAAAAACTGCAGGACTACATTGGTAAAAATGAAAAGACGAAGCTTGTGGTCAAAATCCAAAAG AAAGGGCAGGGGGCCCCAGGGAGAGAGCCTGTGATCACTGAGGAGCAGCAGAAACAGATGATGATGCGTCAATACAGGAGGCAGGAGGAGCTCAAG aaactagatGAGGGAGACGATGATAGCCACATGGATTCGGAGTGGACGGACAGACAAGCTCTCAGAAAACAGTTTCAGGGCCTCTCTAACATCAAATGGGGGCCCAGGTGA
- the cfap298 gene encoding cilia- and flagella-associated protein 298 isoform X2, which translates to MVQLHVKRGDESQFLFNTTVLAPVESVIQQITAIYNGRLKVDRICSEIPELADHGTTLPPNMQGLTEEQIVDLNLIDEWEEKCVPSGGPVLRRDEIGRRNGQAPNDKMKEVLMRTVEEAKALISKKQVQANVCVTMEMIKDALDPLRGAVMIVYPMGLPPHDPIRMEFEDREDLSGTQASLQVVTEEECQLWWAGKEMQKGKKLQDYIGKNEKTKLVVKIQKKGQGAPGREPVITEEQQKQMMMRQYRRQEELKKLDEGDDDSHMDSEWTDRQALRKQFQGLSNIKWGPR; encoded by the exons ATGGTGCAGCTGCATGTGAAGCGTGGAGATGAAAGCCAGTTTCTTTTCAACACCACTGTGCTCGCGCCTGTGGAGTCGGTGATTCAGCAAATTACAGCCATTTACAACGGGAGGCTCAAAGTGGACAGGATATGTTCAG AGATCCCAGAGCTGGCTGACCATGGCACCACACTGCCCCCCAACATGCAGGGGCTGACAGAGGAGCAGATCGTGGACCTGAACCTGATCGATGAATGGGAAGAAAAGTGTGTTCCCAGTGGAGGGCCCGTGTTGAGGAGGGATGAGATTGGGAGGAGGAACGGACAGG CTCCAAATGATAAGATGAAAGAGGTGTTGATGAGAACTGTGGAAGAGGCGAAGGCACTGATCTCCAAa aaacaagtccaaGCTAATGTTTGTGTCACCATGGAGATGATAAAGGACGCCCTAGACCCACTAAGGGGTGCGGTCATGATTGTTTACCCAATGGGGCTGCCTCCTCATGACCCTATCAGGATGGAGTTTGAAGACAGGGAAGACCTTTCAGGAACACAG GCCTCTCTGCAGGTGGTCACAGAGGAGGAGTGCCAGCTATGGTGGGCTGGCAAAGAGATGCAGAAGGGGAAAAAACTGCAGGACTACATTGGTAAAAATGAAAAGACGAAGCTTGTGGTCAAAATCCAAAAG AAAGGGCAGGGGGCCCCAGGGAGAGAGCCTGTGATCACTGAGGAGCAGCAGAAACAGATGATGATGCGTCAATACAGGAGGCAGGAGGAGCTCAAG aaactagatGAGGGAGACGATGATAGCCACATGGATTCGGAGTGGACGGACAGACAAGCTCTCAGAAAACAGTTTCAGGGCCTCTCTAACATCAAATGGGGGCCCAGGTGA